ATGAGCGGATCGAGGTCTCTGACCGCCGAGTCGGCGGCAACTGCCTTGAGTTTCCCGATAAACGCATCTTCGCGCGACGGCCGTCCATCCCACGGATCGCGCCGGGTGGCATTGGCTTGGGCTGAGGCGTCCGATGCCGAGGCTTCACCCAGCACTTCCGGCCGGAAGGGGGTGAAGATGGTGCGCTTTTCCGTGGCGAATTGCGCGAGCGCATTCGCAAACGAATCCCGCGCTTCGACCGCGTCGACGCCGGCCGCCCGCGCCGAGGTGTCGCCGGGAGCGAGCGACGGCACGCCGTAGGCCCGCTCCATCCGGTCGCGGTTCAGATAGAGCGTCGTCCGCCGGCTCCGTCCATCGATGGCGGCGATCACCCGCGGCTGGTTGATCGGACCGAACAAGTAACAGAACTGATTTCCCTGCCGGAAGTGCTGCTCGCCGGGGCGTTCGATGGTTCCCTGCACGATCGCGACGCCGTCGCCGATCACCGCCATGAGCGCCGAGCGTCGTGCCGCGTACTCCTCATTCGGAAAAATGTCGGTAATCTCCTGCGCGCGAAATACGGAGGGACCCGCGATCACCACGACGGCCAGCACGGCCGCGCGTACGAGAATCTGGAAAATCCGGGAAAAATCGAATTTCATGGCCGCCTGCTCCTGTCGGATTATGAGGGAGGACCGATTGGCAAAGTGGGCCGGGCTTCGAAAGCGCTCCCATCCTTAGCCCCGATTATTCATGAATATGTGATCAAAGAAATTTTTGGACGCGGAAAAACGCCTACAGACGCTGACCGTTCGGTCTTGGTCGGCGTGCAGGAGCTTTTGCCGCGCCGCAGGCGCCAGCGCTTCGCGCTGGTCCTGCCAGCGTCTATCCGCGTCCAATTTTGTTGCCTTTCACCGGCGTTTGGTTCTACTTCACGAATAATTCGGGTCAGAGAGACTTTTCGATCAGGGACATGGCCCTGTCGACTTCTGTCCGGGTGACGTTCAGGCAGCCGCGGAACCGGACCGAACGCGTTCCGCTCGAAAGCGTTGCCAGCCCGTTTTCCCAGCACCGGGTGCGGAACTGGTCCCTGGTTTTCCCATCCGTCATGTCGTAGGCGATGAACAAGCCTCTGCCGCGGACATTGGTGATTTTCCCGCCTGACATTCTGGACAGGTCGTCGAGCCGTTCCAGGAAAACTTTCCCCACATCCCGGGCATTCTCGATGAGTCCGTCCTCCATTATGATCTCGGCGTATTTGGCGCCCCGGATCATATCGGTCAGGTTGCCGCCCCAGGTGGAGTTGATGCGGCTTGATTTCCTGAACACATGATTTTCCACATCATCGATACGGTCGGTTACCATGATGCCGCAAATCTGGGCTTTCTTGCCGAAGGCGATGATATCGGGCTTAACGTCGAAGTGTTCATAGGCCCACAGCTTGCCGGTGATCCCCATGCCGGACTGGATTTCGTCACAGATGAACAGGAATTCGTTCTCGTCCGCCAGCTGGCGCAGCTGCTGAAAGAACTCCTTGCGGAAGTGATTGTCCCCACCCTCCCCCTGAATGGATTCGATCACCAGACATGCGATATCGTCCTTGTTTTCCCGGATGGCGGCCTTGATCTGGCGCACGGCCTCCTGCTCGACTTT
This genomic window from Terriglobia bacterium contains:
- the lat gene encoding L-lysine 6-transaminase, yielding MNYPAERVFDALKKHILVDGFHVIVDLQKSHGSYIVDAANGKEYLDFYSYFASLPIGHNHPKLLNDEHFLEALRWAAIANPANSDIYCKEYAAFVEQFASYVKPAHMKYMFFVAGGALAIENALKTAFDWKVRKNMKKGIRGEKGQQVIHFREAFHGRTGYTMSLTNTDPVKTDYYPKFNWPRIINPKLTFPITDQVIRDVEKVEQEAVRQIKAAIRENKDDIACLVIESIQGEGGDNHFRKEFFQQLRQLADENEFLFICDEIQSGMGITGKLWAYEHFDVKPDIIAFGKKAQICGIMVTDRIDDVENHVFRKSSRINSTWGGNLTDMIRGAKYAEIIMEDGLIENARDVGKVFLERLDDLSRMSGGKITNVRGRGLFIAYDMTDGKTRDQFRTRCWENGLATLSSGTRSVRFRGCLNVTRTEVDRAMSLIEKSL